The Pradoshia eiseniae DNA window CTCTTGAGCTTCTTGCATCAGCTTGCGGTCTGCTTTTACGATTGTGGAAACAGCTCCGACACGCTCAATGAAATCACCAAAGCTGCTTGAACCAAGCAAAACTTCCAGGTAAGATGCATCACCATTTGTTTGTTGGTATGTAACTGCACGCTGTTTCAAGATTTCATTACGCTCTTCGATGCGTTTCTCCAATTCAGCAACTTCTGTTTCAAGCTGCTTAACTTGTTTTTTCTTTGAGTTGATTTCTTTTTCTGTTGAACTAATCATTGCCTGATTGTCTTTCACCGCTTGATCAACTTGCTTGATGCGCTTGTTCAATGCAGCGATTTCAGCTTGCACCTTATCTAGTGATGCTTGTGCATTATCAACAGCAGCTTGCTTCGCTGGGTCTTTCTCTGCACTTGCCGACGGAATTGCCGCTAAGCTTCCGAAACCGATCAGTAGAGCTGTGTTCAGTGCAATAAAACTCTTCTTCAACATGTAGTTTCCCCCTGAATACTATTTATCTATTAAGTAAGCATAATTTTTCTATTAATCTTAGTTGTTCTAACAAATAGAAGTATAGCATGTAAACATAACAATTAAGTTATCGTTATGTTACAAATATATTTCAAAATGTCGTTATCTAGCATAATTTAGGATATTTTAAGGAATAATAGCCTAATATTATCCCATTTATATCCAAGGATTATTGTCATTCTTGATTTCGGCATAGGTCATTAACTAAACAAATGAGCGACCAAATACGACCTTAAATTATATAAAAATAATTTATCAGGTATTTATTAATGAAAGAAGGCAATCGGAAAGTTGAGCCGATTGCCCCTTCTATCATTCTATTACCCCCATTCTAATCGCTTTCACAGCCACCTCCGTTCGATTTTTTGCATTCAGCCTTTTCATTATAGTAGATATATAATCCCTGACCGTATACTCACTCAGATAAAGCTTCACGGCAGCTTCCGTCGTAGAAGCCCCTTCTGCCAGCAATTTAATGATTTCAATTTCCCTTGGAGAGAAACTGACCCCCTCTCTTACGTCCGTACCCGTGTTGACATAATCCGGCTTTATATACCTCAGCATCAGCTCACCCGCACTTTGCCCGAATTTCATTAACGCCGGGAATAATGTTCGATCAATCGGAAAATGTTTACCCGGGCCTTGGTCGAGCAAGACACCCCCAATCATTTGCCCCTCTTCAGGAACATAGATGGGGACTATTATCATGGAGGCCAGATTGAATTGTTTCACTACCTTCTCCGGGAATCCATATGCCGCATCTTCAATATAAATAGGCTGAAAGTTCCTCATTGTATGGCCAACCGGCTTCAGCAGGTTCAATTTATGCTGAATGGCTGGTATATCAATCATTTGCTCACGAATCGCCTTAACTTCATCCTTATCCAAATGATGCGCATAAAGCCCGATTGCCATCTGTTCCATATTCGAAAAACGGAAAAGGGCACTTCTCTCAAACGGAAGAAATTCGCCAAATCCGTAGCAAATATTCTCACATGACTGCTCTAAGGTTTGTGACTTAATAATCCATTCATTGAAGAGAATGACCGCATCCTTCCATTGGGTCGAATATGATTTTTCATGCTGGTCTATCAGGCTGAATAACATGGACATCGTCTCATGCAAAAAGGCATTCTCGCAGCCGATTAGTAAAAGTTCATTCTCATATGTGACAGGGAGTGTGGAATGGTCAACACCAAAGGTATTCAAAATATCATACCATGTTGAATACCCCTCCCTCTTTATCTTACCTATCTTCCCGTGAACCTTTTTCACCGAAAAGCAATCGGGCTGTTCTTCAATTCTTGCAATCCAATCAATCGTCAAGTTCGTATTTTGGATGAGACTTTCACATAATTTATCCAGATTCATCTCATCCTCCGTATTCAGATTGACTAATACCTCACTAAGCTTCGTAAACAAATAATGAATGGATGGATGAAGCTTGGACGAAAATTCAATATGCCTCTTCAATACGGTATGTGTCGCATTTTCTAGCAGGTTCAATAGATGAATGATCTTCTCTGCTGCCGGCTGATAGGCGAAATACTCGAGCGCATCCTCCCTCATCCTGCTTAAAATGGCGGGTGCCTCAACTCCATACCGGCTGGCAAGCATATAGGTATTAAGGCGGTCAATGATGAATTCACAGGATTCAATATAGCGGTCATTGATTTCCACCAAATCATCCTTCACCTGATTCCATTCCGCTAACAGCTCATCATCATACTCGGCCATTAGCTTAATTGCCTTTGATAGTAATGTGTTCATATGATTAGTTAATGATTTTGACATTCATCATTCACCCCATTTTCGACTGAACCCTTTATCTGATGTTGTATGATTTCGCCAAGCATTAGATAAATTCCTCCACACAAAAAAACCATTCGTGCCCTTTCGACAAAAATAGGTCACTCTTCTAATCCATAATGGAAAAACGCTACAAATGTAGGTATTCACTAAGACACAATATAGACATAAAATTGTGGAAGAAGGTGGAAGCGCTTACGAAAATGGTATTCGTACAGGCATCTTTCTCTCCTTCTGAAAATCTTAAGGATGAATGAATGAGGAGGAATGTTGATGAGCAATGATGCTGAGGTAGTTCAATTGGGCGGCCACACGGCCAGAAAAACATTTTGGATAGCACTTCTTAGCGGATTCATATTCTTTGGGGGACTCTTAACTTACTTCGGCATGAGCGGCACCATATTTGCTGCCGCAATTGGAGGCATGGGGGAGTTTAATGTCAAATTTGACCGGATGGAAGGCACCGATTTCAAGCTATTGGGCGGTATGGCTGATACGGCAGAGAAGAAAAATGGCGCGGTTGTCGCGACAAACAAAATTAAAGACGTAAAAATCCAAGGCTTGGTCATTACGAAGGATATTCCTGCTATGGGAGTACGGGTTGTCGTTAAATCCGATCCAAAACAAACGGTGGAAATTAAAGGACTCATTCAAAAGGCCACCCAAATTGATGGGGATGCTAGATTTGAGAAACTGACCATGCAGGAAAACTACGTAGGGGACATTAAAGACCCGCAAGAAAAGATTGCAGAAGAATTCACACAGGTGGCACCAAAAATCATCTTAACGGATGCCACTCTTAAAACGCTTTACCTCTATCAAGATTCTCTCACATTGCCTGGCATGAAAGTGTATTTCGAGAAATTATAATCTATCAAATATGGAATTGGGATGATAACGATGGTTAAAACTCAATCAACTAATACAAAGAGACAACGATTCCGTAATTGGAGGAAAAGCCGGCCATTTTGGGGAGCAATACTTGCTCTCCTTTCTGGCTTAGTCATTCTGTATGTTCCGCTTTCGCTCATTGAAATTGCCGCACTGCCTGGAACGACACTTTTCATAGGGTTCTTCCTCGGAGGCATGGTTTTGCTCGGCGGTATCATGACCCTTATTATGCCCCAATTTGCCGTCTTCTTCGGGCTGTTCATCATGGTCAGTGCCATTTTGTCCATCATGGGAGCGATGGGCGGTCTTGTCATTGGCACCCTTCTTGGGATTATCGGCGGCGCGAAAATCCTGGCATGGCGGCCATACCCAAAAGCCCGAAAGCAAAAAAAACAAACAAACGAAGCAGAGGACCAAATCGCAGCCGGCCAGAATATGGTTATTCACAAATTAAAACGTTAGGCACTTAGGAATGGTGATGATATTGAAGCGAACGAAAAAAACAGTACTAGCAGCTATTATAGGCATCTTCACAATCTACCTTTTCACCTCTTCTTCCCCTGCCATAAAGGCCAGTTCTTCAGGCACAGATGGTTTCATCATAGAGGCTCAGGAAATTACCGGTACATTGGGTGTTCCATTGATTGTCTTTGGTGAAACCGCAACCCGTAAAGCGGTGCCAATGATTGACTTAGCGATGGATAATCTCGAGATTAAGGGCCTAGTAATCAAAAAGGTCACCCAAACACCCAATGGTCCGGTCACAACCGTAATTAAATCAGGCGGCTTAACCAAATTAAAGAAAATGAGAGTCCGGATTACAAATATTGAATTAGGCGGCCTATTCATTCCAAAGCTCGGCTATCTTGGTATGAAGGATGTTAAACTGCTGGCGTATAAGCAAACAGCTGATATCGCCGAATTACCGAACTTCTCCGTACATTACGAAGCAGGCAATGCCAATCAAATGAAGGACCAAAATGAGGAAGGATTAAATCAAATCATAAAGAGTCTGCAAAATGGCGGTAAGGAAGAAGAAGAGGTAGAAGAAACTTCTTCAGATGAGGACAAGATGGCTGAGGAGGATATAGAGGAGGAAAAAGCGGCAGAACAAGCCTTGCCTGAAGAAAATCCAGAGAAAGACCCTGCTGACCAAGAAGAACCAGCCGATGACACTGAAAAGGAAACACCTGATGAGCCGGAAACAGATACACCAGATGAGCCCGGCAATGAGGAAGATGAGGCGGAACCGGAAGATCCCGCTGACTCAGAACTCCCTCCTGAACAAGAAGACAGCGGAAGCGGTGATGCGGCTCCAACAACACCAAATACAAACCAATAAAGCTGCCAATTCGGCAGCTTTTCACTTGTTTTAGCATTCCGGAAATCGGTATATTTCTATTGGTGTATCACTTTTCACATATAAAGGATGTCTTGGGTGGCCATCTTTCGTCACACCCAGACAATAGG harbors:
- a CDS encoding LuxR C-terminal-related transcriptional regulator; its protein translation is MSKSLTNHMNTLLSKAIKLMAEYDDELLAEWNQVKDDLVEINDRYIESCEFIIDRLNTYMLASRYGVEAPAILSRMREDALEYFAYQPAAEKIIHLLNLLENATHTVLKRHIEFSSKLHPSIHYLFTKLSEVLVNLNTEDEMNLDKLCESLIQNTNLTIDWIARIEEQPDCFSVKKVHGKIGKIKREGYSTWYDILNTFGVDHSTLPVTYENELLLIGCENAFLHETMSMLFSLIDQHEKSYSTQWKDAVILFNEWIIKSQTLEQSCENICYGFGEFLPFERSALFRFSNMEQMAIGLYAHHLDKDEVKAIREQMIDIPAIQHKLNLLKPVGHTMRNFQPIYIEDAAYGFPEKVVKQFNLASMIIVPIYVPEEGQMIGGVLLDQGPGKHFPIDRTLFPALMKFGQSAGELMLRYIKPDYVNTGTDVREGVSFSPREIEIIKLLAEGASTTEAAVKLYLSEYTVRDYISTIMKRLNAKNRTEVAVKAIRMGVIE
- a CDS encoding DUF6230 family protein is translated as MSNDAEVVQLGGHTARKTFWIALLSGFIFFGGLLTYFGMSGTIFAAAIGGMGEFNVKFDRMEGTDFKLLGGMADTAEKKNGAVVATNKIKDVKIQGLVITKDIPAMGVRVVVKSDPKQTVEIKGLIQKATQIDGDARFEKLTMQENYVGDIKDPQEKIAEEFTQVAPKIILTDATLKTLYLYQDSLTLPGMKVYFEKL
- a CDS encoding DUF6114 domain-containing protein translates to MVKTQSTNTKRQRFRNWRKSRPFWGAILALLSGLVILYVPLSLIEIAALPGTTLFIGFFLGGMVLLGGIMTLIMPQFAVFFGLFIMVSAILSIMGAMGGLVIGTLLGIIGGAKILAWRPYPKARKQKKQTNEAEDQIAAGQNMVIHKLKR